A DNA window from Paenibacillus sp. HWE-109 contains the following coding sequences:
- a CDS encoding AraC family transcriptional regulator, which produces MIPMHLHGDDEIHGDFPHTLKIHHLNSWISPHVHNFIEFTYAIQGQAVEVINGVERVLRPGMFTLLFPYHVHEIRFEPGQELVLYVGAIGLKSFFDHSNSLFSLQGLLSQMEDNWEPSYALDTAAADQIQFLLQHMFQEIRSDQPWNQHLYITKLFEVFAYLDRYRKSQQSSWYKNTANENSHQGMWAIIHYVYQHFREDLSLQGMSARFGYSVPYISTTFKQMTGENYSRFLERIRIAHACNLLLSSEMKIIDIGFEVGFTSYPTFARVFHQRIGKPPTLYRKERR; this is translated from the coding sequence ATGATTCCGATGCATTTGCATGGAGATGATGAAATTCATGGCGATTTCCCGCACACGCTCAAAATCCATCATCTGAACAGTTGGATTTCCCCTCATGTGCACAACTTTATCGAGTTTACCTATGCGATCCAAGGTCAAGCTGTCGAAGTGATTAATGGGGTCGAACGGGTATTGCGGCCCGGGATGTTCACCTTGTTGTTCCCTTATCATGTCCACGAAATTCGCTTTGAGCCTGGACAAGAACTTGTCTTGTACGTGGGGGCTATCGGATTGAAATCGTTCTTCGACCACTCGAATTCCTTATTTTCCTTGCAAGGGCTGCTCAGTCAAATGGAAGACAACTGGGAACCCTCCTACGCGCTGGATACCGCCGCTGCGGATCAGATTCAGTTTCTTCTTCAGCATATGTTCCAAGAAATTCGCAGCGACCAGCCATGGAATCAACATCTCTACATAACCAAATTGTTTGAAGTATTTGCTTATCTGGACCGGTATCGAAAGTCCCAGCAGTCCTCTTGGTACAAAAATACGGCAAATGAGAATAGCCATCAAGGGATGTGGGCCATCATTCATTATGTCTACCAGCATTTCCGGGAGGACCTCTCGCTGCAGGGGATGTCTGCAAGGTTCGGCTACTCTGTCCCTTACATCAGTACCACATTCAAACAGATGACAGGTGAGAATTATTCCCGATTTCTGGAGCGCATACGTATCGCACATGCCTGCAATCTGCTGCTTAGCAGCGAAATGAAAATTATTGATATCGGTTTTGAGGTTGGATTTACTTCCTACCCGACATTTGCCCGGGTTTTTCATCAACGTATTGGGAAGCCGCCTACGCTTTACCGGAAAGAGCGCCGTTAA
- a CDS encoding zinc-binding dehydrogenase produces MQKTMKAALINHYSGVSGIEFGETPVPQITSSEVLIQVHAASINPADLLFLHGNYGMTRALPSVGGMEGCGTVVATGSSLAARMLKGKRVAFVSEGFGSWSEYAKASAMTCMVLPNHVSDEQGAVFFVNPASAMAMMKIAKQLKSKAIVQTAGASALGRILTKLGSEHGIPIISIVRKGEQEQLLRELGGQHIMNSSSATFEKDLKMKCQQLGATVCFDAVGGELTGPVLSALPDGSSLFQYGLLGGHQTTINADDLVFRRKRISGFWASDWVKTQSIFELLALQGAMKKSIGSHIQTEISQTYHLHQAVDAIEHYTASMTSGKVLLLPASR; encoded by the coding sequence ATGCAGAAAACGATGAAAGCCGCGCTAATCAACCACTATAGCGGGGTTTCGGGAATCGAGTTTGGTGAAACGCCAGTGCCCCAAATAACAAGCAGCGAAGTGCTCATCCAAGTTCATGCGGCCTCGATTAATCCCGCTGATCTATTATTCCTTCATGGGAACTATGGCATGACAAGGGCTTTGCCTTCGGTTGGCGGTATGGAAGGGTGCGGAACCGTCGTCGCAACAGGAAGCAGCCTGGCCGCGCGGATGCTCAAAGGCAAACGTGTAGCGTTCGTCTCCGAGGGGTTCGGTTCATGGTCGGAGTATGCGAAGGCAAGTGCAATGACTTGTATGGTCCTGCCAAATCACGTATCGGACGAGCAAGGCGCCGTCTTCTTCGTGAATCCAGCCAGTGCGATGGCTATGATGAAAATCGCCAAGCAGCTTAAATCCAAAGCAATCGTTCAAACCGCAGGTGCAAGCGCTCTTGGGCGAATTCTGACGAAGCTTGGCAGCGAGCACGGGATTCCGATCATTAGCATTGTCCGCAAAGGCGAGCAGGAGCAGTTGCTCCGCGAATTGGGCGGGCAGCACATTATGAACAGCAGCTCTGCAACCTTCGAGAAGGACCTGAAGATGAAGTGCCAGCAGCTTGGCGCTACAGTCTGCTTCGATGCCGTTGGTGGCGAATTGACAGGCCCTGTGCTGTCAGCCTTGCCAGACGGCTCCTCCCTCTTCCAATATGGCCTGCTTGGCGGTCATCAAACAACGATCAATGCGGATGATCTCGTCTTCCGGCGGAAGCGGATTAGCGGGTTCTGGGCTTCCGATTGGGTGAAAACGCAATCCATCTTCGAACTCCTCGCCCTGCAAGGCGCGATGAAGAAATCGATCGGATCTCATATCCAAACCGAGATCAGCCAGACCTATCACTTGCATCAAGCAGTTGATGCAATCGAGCATTACACGGCAAGCATGACCTCCGGCAAAGTTCTGCTGCTGCCCGCTTCACGCTGA
- a CDS encoding MFS transporter — protein MANSNKKELLSIASIPLIMTLGNSMLIPVLPAIRSKLGVSSLQVSLLITVYSAVAILLIPIAGYLSDKYGRKFVIIPSLLITGIGGLIAGLAAWWMDHSYVVMLIGRFVQGVGAAGAFPIVIPLVGDLFKKDSEVSSGLGLVETANTFGKVLSPILGSALSMVVWFLPFMFIPVLCVISMLLVLFLVKPPTKSSQPTKSMSFSDYLAQIKTIFKNNGRWLYAIFAIGCVCMLVIFGVLTYLSDLLEEKAHVYGIVKGCLLAIPLAALCIASYMTGKVIGKNQLLMKWLIVAGLLLLAGSLLVCGLLTSTFLLLACISLAGIGIGAALPCLDVMITEGIPKEERGTITSIYSSMRFIGVAIGPPLASILVKSSPALMFYMIAGISILAGAIALFAIKPQKDKQAPLKRALA, from the coding sequence ATGGCGAATTCCAATAAGAAAGAGCTTCTATCCATCGCATCCATCCCACTCATTATGACGCTTGGGAACTCAATGTTAATCCCGGTACTGCCGGCCATTCGAAGCAAGCTCGGTGTTTCGTCCCTTCAGGTAAGCTTGCTGATTACCGTTTATTCCGCTGTCGCTATTCTTTTGATCCCGATTGCCGGGTATTTATCCGACAAATATGGTCGGAAATTCGTCATTATTCCCAGTTTGCTTATCACAGGAATTGGCGGGTTAATCGCAGGCTTAGCCGCTTGGTGGATGGATCATTCCTACGTCGTCATGCTGATTGGCCGCTTCGTACAAGGCGTTGGCGCCGCGGGGGCTTTCCCCATCGTTATCCCTTTAGTTGGCGATTTGTTCAAAAAGGACAGCGAGGTCAGCAGCGGCTTGGGACTGGTAGAAACCGCAAATACCTTCGGTAAAGTCCTCAGTCCGATTCTAGGATCAGCCTTATCCATGGTTGTATGGTTTCTGCCATTCATGTTTATTCCTGTCCTGTGTGTGATTTCGATGCTGTTGGTGCTTTTTTTGGTGAAGCCCCCAACCAAGAGCTCGCAGCCGACGAAATCGATGTCTTTCTCCGACTATCTTGCCCAAATTAAAACGATCTTTAAAAACAACGGCCGCTGGTTGTACGCTATCTTCGCTATCGGTTGCGTCTGTATGCTTGTTATTTTCGGCGTTTTAACATATTTATCCGATCTCTTGGAGGAGAAAGCTCATGTCTATGGCATTGTGAAAGGCTGCTTGCTGGCGATCCCGCTTGCCGCTTTATGCATCGCTTCCTACATGACAGGTAAAGTGATTGGGAAGAACCAGCTTCTCATGAAATGGCTTATCGTCGCAGGTCTTCTGCTGCTTGCCGGCAGTCTGCTGGTTTGTGGGCTGCTCACCTCCACGTTCCTGCTTCTGGCATGCATCAGCTTGGCAGGTATCGGAATCGGCGCCGCATTGCCTTGTCTGGATGTGATGATTACGGAAGGCATTCCGAAGGAAGAGCGGGGCACGATCACATCGATTTATAGTTCGATGCGCTTCATTGGCGTAGCGATCGGGCCGCCGCTTGCATCTATTTTGGTCAAAAGCTCGCCTGCTCTAATGTTCTATATGATCGCGGGAATCAGCATTCTAGCGGGAGCGATCGCTTTGTTCGCCATCAAGCCCCAAAAAGATAAACAAGCCCCTCTCAAGAGAGCCCTGGCTTGA
- a CDS encoding response regulator yields MTATGAKILIIDDEPQIRKLLRVTLTAHGFEAAEAATGQEGMLQATMVRPDLIVLDLGLPDLSGMEVLQHIREWSQVPIIILTAQDQEQDKVAALDRGADDYVTKPFGMGEFMARMRVALRHTAKTQDEPVLRLGPIVIDLSQRSVELHGEKLKLTPTEYDLLKVLAINAGRVMTHRQLLKQVWGGHQYESDSQYLRVYVGHLRKKLEEDPTRPKYILTEPGIGYRFTWQEPV; encoded by the coding sequence ATGACAGCAACAGGAGCGAAGATTTTAATTATTGATGATGAACCGCAGATCCGCAAATTATTGCGGGTTACCTTGACAGCCCATGGCTTCGAAGCGGCAGAGGCTGCGACGGGGCAAGAAGGCATGCTGCAAGCGACGATGGTAAGGCCTGATCTGATTGTATTGGATTTGGGATTACCGGATCTCAGCGGTATGGAAGTGCTTCAGCATATTCGGGAGTGGTCGCAGGTGCCGATTATTATCCTGACCGCCCAAGATCAGGAGCAAGATAAGGTAGCTGCCCTCGACCGTGGCGCGGATGATTATGTGACCAAGCCTTTCGGCATGGGCGAATTTATGGCCCGCATGCGGGTAGCCCTGCGGCATACAGCCAAAACACAGGACGAACCTGTGCTCCGCTTAGGTCCTATCGTGATTGATTTATCTCAACGCAGCGTAGAGCTGCACGGAGAGAAGTTGAAGCTGACACCAACGGAGTATGACTTGTTGAAAGTGTTGGCTATCAACGCCGGACGCGTTATGACGCATCGCCAACTGCTTAAGCAGGTGTGGGGTGGCCATCAATATGAATCTGACAGTCAGTATCTCAGAGTCTATGTAGGTCACCTAAGGAAGAAGCTGGAGGAAGATCCGACCCGCCCGAAATATATACTGACAGAGCCGGGGATTGGCTATCGATTTACCTGGCAGGAGCCAGTCTGA
- a CDS encoding ATP-binding protein, producing MINQTQNPSNYWKYYGITTLSIAVLTLLLKACGPFLGLVNIALLYLIPVLISAVRWGKGPSFFAAGVGVLAFDFLFVPPVLSLNVADLRYVISFLVFLSVAALTASLASRLRSQFQQAHQREASTAALYALSRQITAISDLDVLLNQIVQHVADTLHAQAAVFLPTTAGDQQLEAYSKDSLDWAKDESHLSIAAWVYKQNARAGRGTASLRESADLHVPLNTESEVHGVLAVYVGDRPMADMPELIRIIEALSDLVAVAISRVKLANEAKVAQLTAESEKLRTALLDSLSHELRTPLATIIGSVTGLLEGEDVFSPEDRRELLMTIREGSTRMNRLVGNLLGMVRIESGMLRLNKQWCGIEDVVGVALAQLKDSLHHRRMSVRLADDLPSVPLDEVLIEQVLINVISNAIKYSPEGSEIVIEAVQQGERLELSVKDEGTGIAPYDLERVFEKFYRGQMTKHIPGTGLGLAICKSIIDAHHGQITATLNGKRGTVIHISLPVQFAEQERDSNDSNRSEDFNY from the coding sequence ATGATCAATCAAACACAGAACCCGAGTAATTATTGGAAATATTATGGGATTACAACACTGAGTATTGCTGTTTTGACTTTGCTCTTAAAGGCTTGTGGTCCTTTCCTCGGCTTAGTTAATATCGCGCTTCTTTATTTAATTCCTGTGTTAATTAGCGCTGTGCGCTGGGGAAAAGGGCCCTCATTTTTTGCAGCGGGGGTCGGTGTACTAGCCTTTGATTTCTTGTTTGTCCCCCCTGTTTTGAGTCTTAATGTGGCTGATTTGCGATATGTGATCTCTTTTTTGGTTTTTCTATCCGTTGCTGCGTTAACAGCCAGCTTGGCTTCGAGGCTGCGCAGCCAATTTCAACAAGCCCATCAGAGAGAAGCGAGCACGGCGGCTTTGTATGCGCTCAGTCGGCAGATCACAGCTATTTCGGATCTGGATGTGCTGCTGAACCAGATTGTTCAGCACGTGGCTGATACGCTGCATGCCCAGGCAGCTGTTTTTTTGCCAACTACAGCAGGAGATCAGCAATTAGAGGCATACTCCAAGGATAGTCTTGATTGGGCCAAGGATGAATCCCATCTGTCGATCGCTGCATGGGTTTATAAGCAGAATGCCCGGGCCGGTCGCGGCACAGCTTCCTTGCGGGAGTCAGCTGATCTGCATGTTCCCTTGAATACAGAAAGCGAAGTCCATGGCGTGTTGGCTGTGTATGTCGGGGACCGGCCGATGGCTGACATGCCGGAGCTGATCCGCATTATCGAAGCGCTCTCCGATCTGGTCGCAGTCGCGATCTCTCGCGTCAAGCTGGCTAACGAAGCCAAGGTGGCGCAGTTGACGGCCGAGTCGGAGAAGCTTCGGACGGCGCTGCTCGACTCGCTTTCCCATGAATTGCGCACACCGCTAGCCACCATTATAGGATCGGTTACGGGCTTGCTGGAAGGCGAAGATGTGTTCAGTCCTGAAGACCGCCGCGAACTGTTGATGACGATCAGGGAAGGCTCTACGCGGATGAATAGACTGGTCGGGAACCTGCTTGGCATGGTCCGGATTGAGAGCGGCATGCTGCGCTTAAATAAACAATGGTGCGGCATCGAAGATGTGGTTGGTGTTGCGCTTGCCCAACTGAAAGATTCGCTCCACCATCGGAGGATGAGCGTTCGTCTTGCCGATGATCTGCCCTCCGTGCCGCTGGATGAGGTGCTCATCGAACAAGTGCTCATTAATGTGATCAGCAATGCGATCAAGTATTCGCCCGAAGGCAGCGAAATCGTGATTGAAGCGGTGCAGCAGGGAGAACGGTTGGAACTTTCGGTGAAGGACGAGGGGACCGGCATAGCCCCTTACGATTTGGAGCGGGTGTTTGAGAAGTTCTATAGAGGACAAATGACCAAACATATCCCTGGTACCGGGCTTGGCCTGGCGATTTGCAAAAGTATCATAGACGCCCATCATGGACAGATAACAGCGACCTTGAATGGAAAGCGCGGCACGGTCATTCATATCAGTTTACCCGTACAATTCGCTGAGCAAGAGAGGGATAGCAATGACAGCAACAGGAGCGAAGATTTTAATTATTGA
- a CDS encoding histidine kinase translates to MEGFKRKTPEEILLSISKLHRGSLKIYIGAVSGSGKTYHMLREGHNLKQQGIDVVICAVSTLQRPETVEQLGDLERVPSIHWSKDGREQKDLNLDALIERNPEVVLVDGLAHCNREGARFPSRLEDIKFLLAHDISVITTVNVYELEEAMEVAHKLTGIEVGPCVPSDTLELADEVRLIDATPETILNRLEEGHLRVSRDSALFQRGNLGVLRELALRLVAEDVNDSLEAHREEMGYMGPSGATERILVTTQYHWNGSIYVRRGQQIAKRLNGDLHVVTLRKFNKPLTKEATAFRKSMMKLVHKIGAKFEELPLRSRRSIPRTLVDYAVAHKVTRLVLGHSKQTKWQTLLQGSVINGLLKRTRNIDVFLVADRASHEGERILPAHIHTQKEAYKYKRLSKQEVEEKIGEIKRGRFKVYIGAAPGVGKTYTMLREGNDLLRKGIDVKVGLLETHGRKETIAQIGDLAVLPREEIRYQGVKLEEMDTAAIIELRPEVVLVDELAHSNVPGSKHKKRYEDVLEILEAGISVIATMNVQHLESLNDAVEQITGIRVRETVPDSILRTADEVQLIDVAPQALQLRMREGKIYAMVKVDQALNNFFKTGNLIALRELALREIADDVDERLESMERKSSLRGPWRRKEVICVCITEISHADRLIRRGFRIAHRLKAAWHVTFIAPRRSEELERQMEAIEKLTQRLGGEFSFGEVAGSKQIPHAFAAVANRVGATQIIVWKDAAVKQLLPLTSHMDVLIVADYESWQTSGNRVK, encoded by the coding sequence TTGGAAGGGTTCAAAAGGAAAACACCGGAAGAAATTCTATTATCCATCTCCAAATTACATCGAGGCAGCTTGAAAATCTATATCGGGGCGGTTAGCGGGTCGGGGAAAACCTATCATATGCTTCGCGAGGGGCATAATCTCAAGCAGCAGGGGATCGATGTCGTGATCTGTGCGGTATCTACACTTCAGAGGCCCGAAACCGTGGAACAATTAGGTGATCTGGAAAGGGTTCCGAGCATTCATTGGAGCAAAGACGGCAGGGAACAAAAGGATTTGAACCTGGATGCCCTGATTGAGCGAAATCCTGAGGTAGTTCTCGTAGATGGGCTCGCCCATTGCAATCGAGAAGGCGCCAGATTCCCCTCCCGCTTGGAGGATATTAAGTTCTTGCTCGCTCATGACATTAGTGTCATTACAACCGTCAATGTGTATGAGCTGGAAGAGGCGATGGAGGTAGCGCATAAGCTGACCGGAATTGAAGTCGGTCCCTGTGTCCCCTCGGATACATTGGAACTGGCCGATGAGGTGCGATTAATTGATGCGACACCGGAAACGATCTTGAACCGACTGGAAGAAGGCCATTTGAGAGTCAGTCGGGATTCAGCCTTATTTCAGCGCGGCAATTTAGGCGTGCTTCGCGAGTTGGCCCTTCGTCTTGTTGCCGAGGATGTGAATGATTCATTGGAAGCACACCGCGAAGAAATGGGCTATATGGGGCCATCCGGGGCGACCGAGCGCATTTTGGTAACGACGCAATATCACTGGAATGGCTCGATTTATGTGCGTAGAGGTCAGCAGATCGCTAAACGCTTAAATGGAGATTTGCATGTGGTTACGCTGCGTAAATTCAATAAACCTCTGACAAAGGAAGCAACGGCTTTCCGCAAATCCATGATGAAGCTTGTCCATAAAATAGGCGCCAAATTCGAAGAATTGCCCCTGCGCTCCCGCCGTTCGATTCCGCGAACGCTAGTGGATTATGCTGTCGCGCATAAAGTAACACGTCTGGTCCTAGGCCACTCCAAGCAGACCAAATGGCAAACCTTGCTGCAGGGATCAGTAATTAATGGCCTTTTGAAAAGAACACGCAATATCGATGTATTCCTGGTGGCGGATCGCGCTTCACACGAAGGGGAACGAATCCTTCCAGCCCATATCCATACGCAGAAGGAAGCCTACAAGTATAAGCGTCTCAGCAAGCAGGAAGTGGAGGAGAAGATTGGGGAGATCAAGCGAGGCAGATTCAAAGTGTATATCGGCGCTGCTCCGGGTGTCGGGAAAACCTACACCATGCTGCGGGAAGGCAATGATCTACTCAGGAAAGGGATTGACGTGAAAGTTGGGTTGCTCGAAACCCATGGGAGAAAAGAAACCATTGCGCAGATTGGCGATCTCGCTGTCCTGCCCAGAGAAGAAATCAGGTATCAGGGCGTCAAGTTGGAGGAGATGGATACAGCTGCTATCATCGAACTTCGACCCGAAGTGGTTCTGGTAGATGAACTAGCGCATTCCAATGTACCGGGCAGCAAGCATAAAAAAAGGTATGAAGATGTGCTGGAGATCCTGGAAGCAGGTATTTCGGTGATTGCCACGATGAACGTGCAGCACTTGGAAAGCTTGAATGATGCGGTCGAGCAGATTACAGGGATTAGGGTTCGCGAGACCGTTCCAGACAGCATTCTGCGAACCGCGGATGAAGTGCAATTAATCGACGTTGCCCCCCAAGCCCTGCAGCTTCGCATGAGGGAAGGGAAGATTTATGCGATGGTGAAGGTTGATCAAGCGCTGAATAACTTTTTCAAAACGGGAAATCTGATCGCTTTGCGTGAGCTCGCTTTACGTGAAATCGCGGATGATGTAGATGAACGGCTGGAATCTATGGAACGGAAGAGCTCGCTTCGCGGGCCATGGAGACGGAAAGAAGTGATTTGCGTATGTATCACGGAAATTTCGCATGCGGATCGCTTGATCCGCCGTGGTTTTCGAATTGCTCATCGCTTGAAAGCGGCATGGCATGTGACTTTCATTGCTCCGCGCAGAAGCGAAGAGCTGGAGCGGCAGATGGAAGCTATCGAGAAGCTGACGCAGCGGCTCGGCGGTGAATTTTCATTTGGCGAAGTGGCAGGAAGCAAGCAAATTCCTCATGCCTTTGCAGCCGTGGCCAACAGAGTTGGCGCTACACAGATCATCGTCTGGAAAGATGCTGCGGTGAAACAACTTCTGCCGCTGACCAGTCACATGGATGTGCTGATTGTAGCCGATTATGAATCGTGGCAAACGTCCGGAAATAGGGTAAAATGA
- the kdpC gene encoding potassium-transporting ATPase subunit KdpC — translation MKSVWIAVRVSLLFMLVCGLIYPLATTGVAQVLFPKQANGSLIETDGVVRGSELLAQGFESPKLFQPRASAANYDPTASSGSNTAVASSDYAAAMAEKVEAWKKENPKLTDIPAELVTISGSGFDPDLSPEGAKAQVPRISQATGLAETTLNDLVDRLAKTRQLGIFGEPRVNVTELNRELLKQVKL, via the coding sequence ATGAAATCGGTTTGGATAGCTGTTCGTGTTTCTTTATTGTTCATGCTTGTCTGCGGGCTTATTTATCCGTTGGCAACGACAGGTGTGGCTCAGGTCTTATTTCCCAAACAAGCAAATGGAAGTCTGATAGAAACGGATGGCGTAGTGCGCGGCTCTGAATTATTGGCACAAGGCTTCGAGTCACCGAAGCTTTTCCAACCCCGAGCATCGGCAGCCAACTACGATCCGACCGCTTCCTCGGGCTCGAATACAGCCGTAGCCTCAAGCGATTATGCGGCAGCCATGGCGGAGAAGGTAGAAGCTTGGAAGAAGGAAAATCCCAAGCTAACGGATATCCCGGCGGAGTTGGTAACCATCTCGGGTTCCGGCTTCGATCCGGATTTATCGCCGGAGGGCGCTAAAGCACAAGTGCCGAGAATTAGCCAAGCAACAGGCCTTGCGGAGACAACCCTCAATGATCTGGTAGATCGACTGGCCAAGACGCGTCAGCTCGGTATATTCGGAGAACCTAGGGTGAATGTGACCGAATTAAATAGAGAACTGCTGAAGCAAGTGAAATTGTGA
- the kdpB gene encoding potassium-transporting ATPase subunit KdpB, translating to MTVERKKTLTKEMVSQAILDSFKKLNPWVMMKNPVMFVVEIGTLITMLLSIMPDLFGSTEVGRGYNLAVFLILLFTLLFANFAEALAEGRGKAQADSLRKTKSDTKARLVLKDGSFKEVSSTSLRKGDFVRIEMGEIIPSDGEIVEGLASIDESAITGESAPVIKEAGGDFSSVTGGTRVASDYIVVKVMTDPGESFLDRMIALVEGAKRQKTPNEIALTTLLAVLTLIFLIVIITMVPMAQYLNVKLEISTLIALLVCLIPTTIGGLLSAIGIAGMDRVTQFNVLAMSGKAVEAAGDIDTMILDKTGTITFGNRMAAEFIPVGGVHAKAMIFSALQASVKDETPEGRSIVELANRLGESWQSDAYEGAEVVDFSAETRMSGLNLQGGVQVRKGAVDAIKKYVTALGGPIPSDLETMTNRIAKAGGTPLAVAVNERIYGVIYLKDTVKPGLKERFAELRAMGIKTVMCTGDNPLTAATIALEAGVDEFIAEAKPEDKIAAIKKEQQEGKLVAMTGDGTNDAPALAQADVGLAMNSGTMAAKEAANMIDLDSDPTKLLSVISIGKQLLITRGALTTFSIANDIAKYFAIIPAMFILAMPQLQALNIMKLASPESAILSALIFNAIIIPLLIPIAMKGVKYRAMSADKLLSRNVLLYGIGGVVVPFIGIKIIDWVLHGLNIV from the coding sequence ATGACTGTGGAACGTAAAAAAACACTAACAAAAGAAATGGTGAGTCAAGCGATCCTTGATTCCTTTAAGAAATTAAATCCTTGGGTCATGATGAAGAATCCGGTCATGTTTGTCGTGGAGATTGGTACTCTGATCACCATGTTGCTTTCGATCATGCCGGATCTATTTGGCTCGACGGAGGTAGGCAGAGGATACAATCTGGCTGTGTTCCTGATCCTGCTCTTCACTTTGCTTTTCGCGAATTTCGCGGAAGCTTTGGCGGAAGGACGCGGGAAAGCGCAGGCTGACTCCCTGCGGAAGACGAAATCGGACACCAAAGCCCGCTTGGTGCTTAAAGATGGCAGCTTTAAGGAAGTATCGTCAACTTCCCTGCGCAAAGGCGACTTCGTCCGAATTGAGATGGGGGAAATCATTCCGTCAGATGGCGAGATCGTGGAAGGCTTGGCCTCCATTGATGAATCCGCCATAACAGGTGAATCGGCCCCCGTGATTAAGGAAGCAGGCGGGGACTTCTCATCCGTGACAGGAGGAACGCGTGTCGCATCGGACTACATCGTCGTGAAAGTTATGACGGACCCCGGCGAATCGTTCCTGGACCGCATGATTGCGCTCGTGGAAGGTGCCAAGCGGCAGAAAACGCCGAATGAAATTGCCTTAACGACACTGCTTGCCGTGTTAACGCTGATCTTCTTAATCGTTATCATAACGATGGTGCCCATGGCGCAATATTTGAACGTGAAATTAGAAATTTCCACACTGATTGCGCTGTTAGTCTGTCTCATTCCGACGACGATCGGCGGCTTGTTGTCGGCGATTGGGATCGCCGGGATGGACCGCGTAACCCAGTTCAACGTGCTGGCGATGTCAGGGAAAGCCGTGGAAGCCGCAGGCGATATCGACACGATGATTCTCGATAAAACGGGCACCATTACCTTCGGGAATCGGATGGCCGCAGAGTTCATACCGGTGGGCGGCGTGCATGCCAAAGCGATGATTTTCAGTGCGCTGCAAGCTTCTGTCAAAGATGAAACGCCAGAAGGGCGATCGATTGTTGAGCTGGCGAACAGACTGGGTGAATCTTGGCAATCCGACGCCTATGAGGGCGCGGAAGTGGTTGATTTTTCAGCGGAAACGCGGATGTCGGGGCTTAATTTACAAGGTGGCGTTCAAGTGCGCAAAGGCGCTGTGGATGCGATCAAAAAGTATGTCACGGCGCTGGGCGGTCCCATTCCGAGTGATTTGGAAACGATGACGAACCGCATTGCCAAAGCAGGCGGAACTCCGCTGGCTGTCGCGGTCAACGAGCGGATCTACGGCGTGATCTACTTGAAGGATACGGTAAAGCCGGGCTTGAAAGAACGATTCGCTGAGCTGCGGGCGATGGGCATCAAGACGGTTATGTGTACAGGGGATAACCCCCTGACAGCGGCAACGATCGCCCTGGAAGCGGGCGTAGATGAATTCATAGCCGAAGCCAAGCCGGAGGATAAAATTGCGGCTATCAAAAAAGAGCAGCAGGAAGGCAAGCTGGTCGCGATGACCGGCGACGGCACGAATGATGCGCCTGCACTTGCTCAAGCTGATGTAGGGCTTGCGATGAATTCAGGCACGATGGCCGCGAAGGAAGCGGCCAACATGATCGATCTGGATTCGGATCCGACGAAGCTGCTTTCGGTCATTTCCATCGGTAAACAACTGTTGATTACCCGTGGTGCTCTGACGACTTTCTCCATTGCAAACGACATCGCGAAGTATTTTGCCATCATTCCTGCGATGTTTATCTTGGCTATGCCGCAGCTGCAAGCTTTGAATATTATGAAACTCGCTTCACCGGAATCGGCCATTCTATCAGCGCTCATCTTTAATGCCATTATCATCCCTCTATTGATTCCTATTGCAATGAAGGGCGTCAAATATCGGGCGATGTCAGCGGATAAATTGTTGTCGCGCAATGTGCTTTTGTACGGAATAGGTGGTGTCGTGGTGCCTTTCATCGGGATTAAAATCATTGATTGGGTGCTTCACGGCCTAAACATCGTGTAA